A genome region from Rhinoraja longicauda isolate Sanriku21f chromosome 43, sRhiLon1.1, whole genome shotgun sequence includes the following:
- the LOC144612244 gene encoding E3 ubiquitin-protein ligase TRIM39-like, with the protein MLLTETMYVLKKQLKCSVYNQLLNICRFSDEAKPMLVVDDALPIETFDRTFFYNMALRETSDIIKRVSVTLDVETAHAQLEVSGDRKRVRRTRTRRSLPDTGKRFTDNACVLGSEGFTSGRHYWEVKVAGSEDWSLGVAAESVERKGWVPLTPETGVWSIWRGGDKFDAFTSPPSPLPARPVPGRVGVYLSYESGTVSFYDAATKSHLHTFTGNKFTGKLYPFFWPWDVNWLRICSGSAPGV; encoded by the exons atgcttttgactgaaacaatgtacgttttaaaaaaacagctcaaatgctcagtttataaccagctattaaatatttgcaggtttagtgatgaagccaaaccaatgtTGGTGGTAGATGACGCGTTGCCGATTGAAACGTTTGATCGCACCTTTTTCTACAACATGGCATTGAGAGAAACATCTGATATCATCAAGCGAG tctccgtcaccctggatgtggaaacagcgcatgcgcagctcgaggtgtctggggatcggaagagggtgagacggacccggacccggaggagtctccctgacaccgggaagaggtttacagacaatgcgtgtgtgctgggatcggaggggttcacatcggggagacattactgggaggtgaaggtggcggggagtgaggactggagtctgggagtcgccgcagagtctgtggagaggaagggatgggtcccactgaccccggagactggagtctggagcatctggcggggGGGTGACAagtttgatgcattcacctcccctccatcccctctccccgcccgtcccgtccccgggagggtgggagtttatctcagttacgagtccgggacggtttcattttacgacgcggccaccaagtcccatctccacaccttcactgggaataaattcacggggaaactttatcctttcttctggccttgggatgtaaactggctgagaatctgctccggttccgctccgggtgtgtaa